Genomic window (Cryptococcus deuterogattii R265 chromosome 7, complete sequence):
CTCTCCTCAAACCAGGAAATTACTATCCACACGCATAGCCACTCCCTTTCAACGtcccatctcatctctgcCCTACCTCCTAGAGTTCTTGCTCGCATCCTCTCTTTTACTTTGCCTAACCTTACGCACAATCCCTCCACATGCGTCGGCGTTGTCAATGTCGTATATCCCCTTCCACCCACAGCCATTCACCCCGCGGGTTTCGGCTACCTTATTCCTCGTCCACCCACCAACCTCAATTCAAATCCGAACCCCTCAGGGGTACTCGGTGTCATCTTTGACTCGACTGCTTTACCTCCCAACCCGCCTGAGCTTGGCGGACAGGTGACGAAGCTCACATTGATGATGGGTGGTCCGTACTGGTCAAATTACTCCCCGCGAGTCTCACCTCCCAGTGACCCGGAAGAACTCTTACCTCTCGCCATCCAACATCTCAACACCATTTTCCCACACCTTCAAGACGTCAAGCCTATTTTGACAGTCTGTAACATTCATCATAACTGTATTCCTACATATCTTCCAGGGCATGGCGCTCGTTTGCGCGAGTTGCATGAGGCAATTGAGAatggggaatggaaggggaaaTTGAGCTTGGTTGGGAGCGGATACGGTGGAGTGGGGGTGAATGATTGCGTGCTTTCTGGAGTGGAAGTAGCCAGACGACTCgcgaaggggaaggaagtaaCAGGATTAGAAGCGTGGAAGGATTGGGAGCGTTAAAAGTTTGACACATTTGCATTGCATTGCATTGAAAGTTATGGATGGCCTGTAGTGGTGGCATGCATTTTACTACGACTGTACCCGCCAGTGCTGAACTTGCGATACACTCAACGCTCATAGCAACTGTACAATAACTCCGAATGACCCGTGTACAACAAGCCATGTCTCAaactctttttcccttccacGCGTCCCGTTCACAGTCTCCAAACCTGTCACATCCAACTTTTGTTTCCTATTGCGATGCAGGTGTTGAGCTACTATCTGCAACTTCAATGCGGACAGGCGGTAAAGGAGGTGTAGCGGGAGGAACTGAAGGGGACACAGGGTGTTCCTCTTGCATTTGAGATGTGTCTTCGTCAAGGTCCATCGCCATATCTTCATCAGCGCCAAAGATGTCATCCATCAACTCTCCATCTCGAAGACTTTGGGCGGCTTCCAAGGATACACCACCCTGTGAGGGAGTAGATATGCTGGGAGTATCGCCGTtggtagatgatgatgcagcGTGGTTGGGGTCGTTCTTACTAGTTCTCAGGGATGAGGAGCTCTTAGGATTGAGAAGtttgcccttttccttgagaTGTTTAAGGATTTTGTGAGTGTAGTCTTTGGTAAACGACTTGATTTTGGCTTTCTTATCGTCAGATAGTGAAGGGTACTTGGCGCCTTGATAAGAAGgacttttcttctccttcttgaccagGGTATCGGTGCACTAAGTAGCCTATCAGCGAAGGTTGAAGCAGCGATAATTTAGTTTGACTCACTTCTCTGGCATACTTTTTGAAAGTATCATGCTCAATCATATCCTTGTATTTGTTCATTGACTTGACGACAACCGCACCGATGAGCTTCCTtaatctcctctccttctgttcCGCtagctcttcctctgtcatATGCGTTCTTTTctgcctctttcttctttcctcgtcttccgcAGGTCGGCTTCCGGACCTACTTGAGCCTGCTTGGGGAGAAGCTGTCGCTTCCACAGCCGCGGCAGctgcttgagcttggaCAGTCTGCTCTGCCATAGCGATAATTGCATCGAGTTTTAGACGATCAGTGGAGGTCATTGAATTGAGAGCAGGCCTCTTAACAgggggaggtggtggtggaggagggcgaggacGTGAGACGGGCAGAGTCCGAGGACGGACCGGAGCAATATCgattttgatttcttgAGTGTTCTCCCAAGCGTCAGGACGACGGGCTGCAGATACGACGTTGGCTTCAGCAATGGTCTGTGTACCCGCTTCGTCATCGGCATCAAGCTAAAGTATCCCTGTGAGCTATTTCCACTTTGTTGCCTTCGAAGTACTCACAGATGCAATTTTGGAGACACGAGGGATCTTATAAGAAAGCTCGAGAGTAGACCAATACTCGATAAGCTGCTTAGCCAAGCCGCATATTGTTTCATCTTCGCTCTGGCCAAGCATTTTGACAGGCTCTTCAATATTGGAATCTTCTATCTTGTTACGTATCTGAAGTTTCCACTTGTTCATACTTTCAAGAGCCTAGAAAGCGTTTAGCGGTGGACATTTACGACTGATACTTCATCACTCACAAGAAGCACGATTTCCTTGTCGTCCGCCAGCTCAGTCAACACCATGTACATGAGACTGAAACCGTGCATCCTCATAAGCTGTCGGTGCATTGCGCCGTCATCGGTCATCTGTAAACAAGTCAGTAATGGTCTCAATAATGGGAAATAAACTCACCTGGATACGTTGTAATAACCtcgacatcatcttttTATTCTCCATAGACTGGCGaatggcagcagcaacTTTCTGGACCTCGTGGGCACCAATGGGTCGAAGAATAGGCTTTGATCGTTTATTAGCAATGCGCTTCTCGCGATGTgatgggatgggatggCTCACAACAAAGTCTTCGTCCAGTTGTcttgacttcttcttcttgctgccTTTCATACCCATAGCCTCGACTTCATCCGTGATACCCAAAGCTATAACAAATCAGCCATGCCCATTCTTTAATGTCAAGACGACCTACCATCCAAAAACAGATCGTTCATGGTACTGATATCGGTCTGAGTCTTTCCACCAATGGTTCCGACACAATTTGGCTCTCCACAGTAACAAGTTTGGGCATCATGGCTAATCAGAGTGTCAGAAATGGATCTTCAGTGAATTTCTATAACCCACCCATATCGGTCGACATTATAGTTAAAAGTAATCTCCTCCCCTTTGACTACATCTCTCTTCGTGAAAATACCCATCCGCAATCTACGTCCCACCACCCATTTTTGAACTTCACAATTGGGGTTACAGGAGTGATTAGCGAATCTACCTATGCCGCCCTTCTTGGTTGCATCGATGTACTATTAAATGGTCATAATGTTAGACCATGCTTAAAAGGCATATGCAAAGAACaccaacctcttctttctgaaGCATCATAAAGTAGAAATGCCGTATGCCTTCATCAGCATACTGCTGCATTCTCTTTCTGAATGTCTTCTCCGCCACCACTTCACCAATATACTCATAGATGAGCGTATTCCTGCGCAACCATCCATCAGCTTTAGCTCACTAAGAATCAAGAGGGGAAATATAATCAACTGACGCTGGAATGATCGAGCTCGCTCTCAGTCCGTAGCCCTTTTTCTCCGTAAGGACCACATCCACATTAGCATACTGCTTCTTTGAGAATCTGAGCCGCCAATCAGTCGTGGCCCTTCTGTCATTCTGCCTATGTACTTCACGTACTGCTGATTATGACAGTGTTTGCCCGCTCTACATTCCCCCGCGATACACTCGATATACAATGCACGGTTGATGCAATCGGAATCGGGTCCACAAGGGTCAGCGTCTGGGTCATCTACGACGTCTCCGTCAGCACCCGCGTCGTTACCAGCCCCCATCCCCAACTCGCCACTGGAGCTACCTCCAGTCAAAGCTATAATGTATCAAAAACCTACGTCTATTATAGACACACTCGCACACCATCATCTCATCGTTCTCCTTACTCAGCCCAATATCTTTCCTCTCATACACGCACTTCTCCAGCGCTTCGAACGTCTCATGAGCCTCATCCCACGCTGTCGGAAGATCGTCTATAAGCACAGGCTTAAACACCTCTGGGGAAGCCTTTCTGCTCTTTGTCTTAGACGTTGAAGACGATGCCCTGGCGGTACGAGGTTTaagatcttcttcacctaTGGGGGATGCTGAAGGAGGGGATGTCGATCCAGGAAATGGGGATTTGTGCTCATGCTTGGGGGATGGAGACCTTGATGGCGGTATAGGCGGCGTTTCGGGCTTCTgattctcatcctctgcccAGAGGTCATCTAAAGTTGGTTTTGTATCTTCGATAACGTCGCCCATGATTAGCtgttgtttttcttttctagGCGGGCGTTGATAGTTATTTTCGTAACCACATCAGTTGCCCGTCTATGCTATGCGTATCAGATATCCTGCAGTCATGTATGTATACCTAGCCGAATGTGCACTTACCTTGCCAGGATTCTACGTTCAGAAAACAGAAGACTATCAAGATCAGCAAGAAAAATAGAATTGCAAACGAAAACAAAATCGCGTCTTCGCGGTGGAAAAACCCCAGCCCGTCcgcttcttcactttcctctCAACTCGACTCGCAGTACAATCCCTTCTGATCGTCATAAAATATGCATATGGATCGTGTCCTCGTTATAGAGATGCAATGCTCGTCATGTTCTCGTACATATACACACACCTAGCCCCAGGACTGCTTCCTGGAGCTAAGAATCTTCAGGCATCTTCAGATCCTAGCCATACCCGACAAATGACCACTCCCCGGACCGTTGACCGAGTCTTCATATGCATCCCGCCTCTTCTAATCATTCACACCCGAACTTGGTATCTCTCCGCCTTTACTcattctccaccatcttttcGTCCCGCTACCACCACTTGCTGCTGAACCGTTGCTCAACTTAGAGCCCGAACTAGACACCGATTCGCCGCTATTTTCTCGCAGCATTTCCGTTCgcatcctcatctcatAGCTCTCTGGTTTAATGTGACTTGACGCCTCCTCTTGAATGTCTTCAAACGGTCTTTCTGccggcttcttctccctcaacTCATTCATTGACGCGCTTGATCTTAATCCAGGACTCGGTAAGCCAGCACCCAGCTTGGTCGGTGTAGACGGGTAGAGCATGCTAAGGGTGGTTGAAAGCTCGGCACCTTCGacagggaggagaggagcCAAAGCACCACTCTTCCGGCGATTGCTGGTGGGTGTGGGTGTGAGGGTGGGAGTGAGATTAGTCTTATCTTCCGGAGGCGGTCGGACAGGCGTAGTGTCTTTCGCCTTTTGACTAGTTCCTAACGGGTGAGACAATGCAGGAGCGgctctcttctcaacaCGCAATAGTTCACGGCCAAGCTTCAACTctgtctccttttctttcatccacTTGAAAAAATCAGGCGGCAAGTCGCGTAATCTCCCGATATTTGGTATCTTGTAACCCATCGCTCTAGAGGAGGAATAACTAGCATGAGAAAGAGGTCGTTTGGTGGGTGCGTCAGTGACAAAGgggcttgaagaagggatatGGAGGTTGGCGTACGCCGCGTCGGTAGGAGGGGTGGCGATGAGGTAGATGTTATTTTCAGGtaaaaggaaaggaagcaTATATCGGCTATCGAGCAACTCGCCAAGTGACTCAGGAGCCGAATGAGGTACAAAGTCTGCCAACGTCGTTGACCCATCAAAAAGCGCATCAAGCAACATCGCACTTTCCTCATATCCACTGCTTCCCGACATCCCAGGCCCATAAGTCCCCTCTGACCACTCACAAGCCGACCTCCTGCGCTCGGCTTCCTGCATACTAAGCTGCACTCTTCGTTTCTCCCAGTCTTTTTGCAGCTGCGCAAGATACTGTGCACACTCGTCTGAcatccttccttcattGACCTCATATCGGTATTCCCGGACAGCCCGACGCATCTGTAACGGGTTAATTGCCTTCATGTTCTGCATCGTACCGATGAGAGTGTCAAACTCTGTGATTTGGGAAAGACACTGAAGCCATTGCAAGAGCTGAGATACGGGGGCAAAATGCCTTGCAGAAGTTTGGGCAGGTAAGCCATTGACGCGCACCCAATCATCGAGGAAAGTGAGGTTCACCCGAATTTGCAGAGCTTTCGATCGACATAGGTATTTCCTTCTCGTGAGGATGCGGTTGAACAGTTCACAGGCAATCCAGAAATAGATTTGGGAGAAAGTCTGGACAATGAGCGCGGGGTTGACCTCGTAGAGCCGAAGGACAACGAGCACTCCTGACAGAATCTCTGTTATGCAAGCTGGTCCCGAATTGTTATCCAGATTAGCACTGGGTTCGTGTATGACTAATCGCCCATTCGACACTGTCTTTAGATCACCCATCGATTGCGGTCGGTTAGGTGCTTTAAGTCCCGTCGACCCTATCGGTGAAGCGGGCGCATCACTCATTCCTCCGGGACTACCATTGACCCCGGCGAATATATTACTGTTTACCTTGGGCGTATcgcgcttcttcttggatACAAACGATCGAAACAGGGACCATTCGCCTTCGAAACGGATGTCGTTAAAATTATCAAGCGTTTCATAATCGAGGATGGCAGCATCAAGAACGGTATCGATTCGGCGTTCGGCTATACGTATCACAAACACTTTTAAAGCGAGATGTTCAGCTATCGTCCTTTTCATGTTGAAATGATACTCGACGTACCATGTATTGCGTTGATGAGCTCTTCCAAGATAGCCAACAGACCCAGTTCATCGCATGCTTCTTGGAGCGCCTCATCCGCCCGCAGATGATGTAGCAAGACACAAGAGTTATAGGCCCAAAAAGCAAGATACGCCAGATTCTCCATGTTTTCCTAGTTTGAGATGGTCAGATGATCCCCCGCCCAGATATTGGAAGACGACGGAAACTCACATATACACCTTCTTCGATCCTTTCAATTGCCCCTTCTATCAAAGTCTCTAACCATGTCTCTTCACACATATGATAAGCAAACCTCGCATAGTAACACAACACATTTGCTGGCAGTGTTCTCTTTGATAAAGGCTGTGATACCGGTTCGTAGTTGCTGATAAGGATGTCGAAGATTTCAGGCAGGTTCacgagagagaagacgagcATGTTGGCGATAGACGAGGGATTCATCTGGTTTGTTTGGGTCAATGAATGGCACTTGATTGAATAGCGCAGATACAcacctcgtcttcttcttcggcatcatcatcctcctcgttgttcacatcatcttcctcgagCCCCGATCCCCCCATGTCCTCTTTATTCCGTtttgcatcttcatcctttccaaaaACCAATTCCGGCGGGACTTCTACCACTCTTAGCTTCTCGACAATCCATTTCGCCTTTTCTATCCgtattttctctttcctttcttgctcttccatcttctccaaatgACCTCTGGcccgtcttctcctttttctcaacATTTTTTGTCTTGCAGGGGGGAGTTTGGGAATAAAGATGGTCGATGTCAGAGGACTGGAGGGGTGGGGGACGGAAATGGCATGTTCCAGAAATAGGGTTATGGCTTCGCGGCCTGGTATGTCTGCAACGAGATCGAGAGGGGTGAGGCCGCGATTTGTCAAGAGGTGTGGTGAAGCGCCATGGCtcaaaaggaaggagattaATGGAGGCGTTGAGACAAGTACAGCTAAATGCAAGGGTGTCCAGCCACCTTAAACACCTTGATCAGCTTTAAAGCTTGGCCGTGTTATAACTAAAGGTTTATGCAAAATGCACTTACGACGATCACGACCACCTCGGGGCCCTGCGCTGACGCTCCACCTACTCACTGCGGCCCGAACGATCTCCTCTCTATCTTGTCGACCACAACTGTGATGTATAGCCATACAGATTATTCcccagccttcttcatcctctaaATCTTGTATCTCACGGTCTAGTATACTTTGCTAAAACCACGGTGACAGCATTAGCCACAGACAACCCCCGCCCGTTTATCAACTTGAATATCAGACTTACCCATCGGCCATTGAGAGAAACCAACCAGTTGACTAACTCAACATCTCCCCGCTCAATACCCCATTGTAATGCATGTCGGAGTATCAGAGTTGTCCGAAGCTCTctatcctcatcgtcatttTCACAAAGCTCTTGAGcgacctcttcttcttctaatAATGGTAATATGgtttgaggagatggatcGTTCAGAAACAGAAGTGTAGGAGCTTTCCTAAAAGATCTACTTGGACTTATGGTAGTCAGCTTAGCGTTCCCTTTCTTCGTCAAAATGGAAATTTACCCTGCAAACACCCCATGGTCACCGTGCACATCTGGAGAATCCGTCTCGGCATCTCGATCTATAACTGGGGATTCTGGGACATCTTCGCCTTGCATTATTGCCCTTCGCAGCATATGAGGTGTTTCTCCGCCATATCCAACCTGTGAGCTAGCGCCAAAGGTCGACATGCTTAAACTTGATGGAGACGGTATATGAGATGTGATAAGGGAAGCGAGTGTTGGTGTTGGGGGGTTTGACATCTCATATGGAAGAGTGTGGTTTCTCTGTTGGTTATTCGGTAGCCTGGACGTCGTtatgttgttgttttttgGCTCGTAACTAATTGTTGGCCTTGTCTTGCAAATATATCTGTGCAGGCCTCGCTACTATGTAGTCTGAGCTGTGATTGTTTAGGTTTGCGCAACCCGTCAAGTCTCTGGTGGGCTGCACAATCCTGGGTACATGAGATGGGAAAGTCATTTTGTTTATATAACTTGTCCCGTCCGGATAGGATCAAGTGGTCCCGATCTAAGTGCGTTACACCCTGCGGCCAGCGGCTGCTGATGTGCGCGAGGTGTCCCGATCCCAGTGGGTGGCCGGAGTGCCATACAGACATAACGCCGTACCGCCGGAACCATTATCGCAAGTGGGCAAGCGTTCGGCCCCAGTCGGTGACTCAAGCTTCGTCTTTGTGCGCGTATCTACATCTCATTTCGGATCcacatctctccttcctaccCAGACAAGAACCAGCGGATGCGCACTACACGCCCAGGCAACACCGCAAGATTAAAGAGGTACGCGAATCTCGCCCGGCAAAGCTCACACCACAGCCAATGTTCTATCCCCATCACCAATCTCAGCAGTCCACAACCACCAGTGCCTCAAAGCACCATGACAGCCAAGACGTGAGACTTCCAGGGACGTCCTCATGGTCACGACATCCCTCACATCCTTCATTCACACCCAGTCTTCCCATGCCGTCACCTTCGGGTTACCCTCCTTTAGGCAGCGGATATCCTCCACCAGGcggacatcatcatccgaaTGTTAATGTCCACAGCAGTATTCACGGACCTCATCCGTCTTTCGGGtcggggatgggaggaaatGGTGGGATGGGACATGGACCAGGATTTGGAATGGGAATGTTCCAGAATGGCGTGCAGACGAGTCCTCCTAGAGGAGAACCCGTACCGATGACGAGTCATTGGCAGACGCAAATGGTGCGTGCTGAAGCGTCCAGGtcagcttcttcaccgCATCACCGTGCACGTGCAGCTgccatctcctcaagaGCTACCAATAAGCCTTCAGCCGTGCCCATTGTCGATCCCAATACCcgaccttcatcttcgtatAGTACTAATGGGCTGCACCGGAAAAATGCCTCATCTGTGTTCAACGCTGAACCTACCGGCACACCTCCTTTATCCGACCCTTCTCTTACTCCTGCTCAAAATCCCGCCGAACCTGCCACTCCTGCCCCCGGGGCAAGTCTGACCGAGtccaaggaggaggaaaagccCAATGAGCCTTGGACAGGTCTCGATCTCGGTGGTATACGCTTGAAACGTTTATCCACTGCCCTGTTCTCATTTACCCACGTTACATCCCTGTACATCAACCACAATGCCCTCacatccatcccatcagcaatctcttctctccgccAACTCACTCTCCTCGACGCGACAGGCAACGAACTCTCTACAATCCCTCCCGAAATCGGTGTGTTGTATAAGCTCAAGGATCTCTTGTTGTTTGACAACAACCTCACTACCCTCCCGTTTGAGCTTGGTACTTTGTATCAGCTCGAATGTTTGGGTATTGATGGAAATCCGATGAACGTCGACTATCGGAAGAAGCTCGTTGAAGATGGTACAAAAGGTCTCATCACCTATCTTCGTGATCAcgcccctcctcctcctccgcctcctgAGAGACAGTGGATTGACCTTGAAACCGATGTCGATACCCCAACGTCAGGCAAACAAGAATCCTTCTCCGTCCTCACCTACAACATCCTTTGCGCCTCATTTGCCCCCGCTACCACCTACAGCTACACTCCTTCTTGGGCTCTTGATTGGGATTACAGAAAGAGATTACTTTTAGAAGAAATCGTCACTGCCTCAGCAGATGTTGTGTGTTTGCAGGAGATTGATTGCAAACAATATGCCGACTACTTTTATCCtatgttgaagaaggagggatatGAAGGACAGCACTATCCTAGATCAAGAGCCAAGACAATGTCAGCAGATGAGCAAAAGTTGGTTGATGGTTGCGCGACTttctggaaagaagaaaagtaaGTAAATTTCCAAACAAGCCAAAACATTGTTTTAAGCGACAGACAACTGATCCGACTGCCTCATAGGTTCCACCTGGTGGAAACACAAGTCATCGAGTTCAATCAGCTAGCCCTTCAAAAAACAGATATGCGTACAGAAGACATGTTCAACCGTGTCATGTCGCGAGACAACATTGCCGTCGTCGCCGCTCTCGAATTCCGCACCTCTGGTGGTCGACTGCTCGTTGCCAACTCGCACATTTACTGGGACCACCGATACCGAGACGTCAAGCTTGTTCAGATTGGTATGCTCATGGAAGAGCTCGAAAAGATTGTTGAGCAATTCTCTAAATATCCCGTCAAGCTAGATACCGACCCAGAGTACAACAATGGTAAACCGCCTAAATACGAGCGTTCTGAAAAGGGCCGAGATATCCCTCTCATCATGTGTGTCGATctcaactccttctccgGTTCTGCGGTATACGACTATCTCTCCTCGGGCTCGATACCTGGTGATCACGAAGACTTTATGTCTCATCTTTACGGCCGATACACTGCTTCTGGCTTGAAACACCACCTGGGACTCCGCTCAGCTTGTGCAGGAATAGgagaaatgaagatgaccaACTTCACACCGACATTTGCCGCGGCAATTGATTATGTATTTTACACACCCCGAACAATGAAGGTGACGAGTGTGCTTGGCGATGTGGATAAGGCGTATTTGGACAAGACGGTCGGCTTCCCGAATGCGCACTTCCCTTCAGAGTAAGTCCATTGAGCGTCTTGAGAAGCAACCGTACATGTTGGAACTTGATAACTGACGGACAAT
Coding sequences:
- a CDS encoding histone-lysine N-methyltransferase H3 lysine-36 specific; its protein translation is MGDVIEDTKPTLDDLWAEDENQKPETPPIPPSRSPSPKHEHKSPFPGSTSPPSASPIGEEDLKPRTARASSSTSKTKSRKASPEVFKPVLIDDLPTAWDEAHETFEALEKCVYERKDIGLSKENDEMMVCECVYNRHDPDADPCGPDSDCINRALYIECIAGECRAGKHCHNQQFSKKQYANVDVVLTEKKGYGLRASSIIPANTLIYEYIGEVVAEKTFRKRMQQYADEGIRHFYFMMLQKEEYIDATKKGGIGRFANHSCNPNCEVQKWVVGRRLRMGIFTKRDVVKGEEITFNYNVDRYGHDAQTCYCGEPNCVGTIGGKTQTDISTMNDLFLDALGITDEVEAMGMKGSKKKKSRQLDEDFVPILRPIGAHEVQKVAAAIRQSMENKKMMSRLLQRIQMTDDGAMHRQLMRMHGFSLMYMVLTELADDKEIVLLALESMNKWKLQIRNKIEDSNIEEPVKMLGQSEDETICGLAKQLIEYWSTLELSYKIPRVSKIASLDADDEAGTQTIAEANVVSAARRPDAWENTQEIKIDIAPVRPRTLPVSRPRPPPPPPPPVKRPALNSMTSTDRLKLDAIIAMAEQTVQAQAAAAAVEATASPQAGSSRSGSRPAEDEERRKRQKRTHMTEEELAEQKERRLRKLIGAVVVKSMNKYKDMIEHDTFKKYARECTDTLVKKEKKSPSYQGAKYPSLSDDKKAKIKSFTKDYTHKILKHLKEKGKLLNPKSSSSLRTSKNDPNHAASSSTNGDTPSISTPSQGGVSLEAAQSLRDGELMDDIFGADEDMAMDLDEDTSQMQEEHPVSPSVPPATPPLPPVRIEVADSSSTPASQ
- a CDS encoding DIL and ankyrin domain-containing protein, which codes for MSNPPTPTLASLITSHIPSPSSLSMSTFGASSQVGYGGETPHMLRRAIMQGEDVPESPVIDRDAETDSPDVHGDHGVFAGPSRSFRKAPTLLFLNDPSPQTILPLLEEEEVAQELCENDDEDRELRTTLILRHALQWGIERGDVELVNWLVSLNGRWQSILDREIQDLEDEEGWGIICMAIHHSCGRQDREEIVRAAVSRWSVSAGPRGGRDRRGWTPLHLAVLVSTPPLISFLLSHGASPHLLTNRGLTPLDLVADIPGREAITLFLEHAISVPHPSSPLTSTIFIPKLPPARQKMLRKRRRRARGHLEKMEEQERKEKIRIEKAKWIVEKLRVVEVPPELVFGKDEDAKRNKEDMGGSGLEEDDVNNEEDDDAEEEDEMNPSSIANMLVFSLVNLPEIFDILISNYEPVSQPLSKRTLPANVLCYYARFAYHMCEETWLETLIEGAIERIEEGVYENMENLAYLAFWAYNSCVLLHHLRADEALQEACDELGLLAILEELINAIHVFVIRIAERRIDTVLDAAILDYETLDNFNDIRFEGEWSLFRSFVSKKKRDTPKVNSNIFAGVNGSPGGMSDAPASPIGSTGLKAPNRPQSMGDLKTVSNGRLVIHEPSANLDNNSGPACITEILSGVLVVLRLYEVNPALIVQTFSQIYFWIACELFNRILTRRKYLCRSKALQIRVNLTFLDDWVRVNGLPAQTSARHFAPVSQLLQWLQCLSQITEFDTLIGTMQNMKAINPLQMRRAVREYRYEVNEGRMSDECAQYLAQLQKDWEKRRVQLSMQEAERRRSACEWSEGTYGPGMSGSSGYEESAMLLDALFDGSTTLADFVPHSAPESLGELLDSRYMLPFLLPENNIYLIATPPTDAAYANLHIPSSSPFVTDAPTKRPLSHASYSSSRAMGYKIPNIGRLRDLPPDFFKWMKEKETELKLGRELLRVEKRAAPALSHPLGTSQKAKDTTPVRPPPEDKTNLTPTLTPTPTSNRRKSGALAPLLPVEGAELSTTLSMLYPSTPTKLGAGLPSPGLRSSASMNELREKKPAERPFEDIQEEASSHIKPESYEMRMRTEMLRENSGESVSSSGSKLSNGSAASGGSGTKRWWRMSKGGEIPSSGVND
- a CDS encoding glucose-repressible alcohol dehydrogenase transcriptional effector, which gives rise to MFYPHHQSQQSTTTSASKHHDSQDVRLPGTSSWSRHPSHPSFTPSLPMPSPSGYPPLGSGYPPPGGHHHPNVNVHSSIHGPHPSFGSGMGGNGGMGHGPGFGMGMFQNGVQTSPPRGEPVPMTSHWQTQMVRAEASRSASSPHHRARAAAISSRATNKPSAVPIVDPNTRPSSSYSTNGLHRKNASSVFNAEPTGTPPLSDPSLTPAQNPAEPATPAPGASLTESKEEEKPNEPWTGLDLGGIRLKRLSTALFSFTHVTSLYINHNALTSIPSAISSLRQLTLLDATGNELSTIPPEIGVLYKLKDLLLFDNNLTTLPFELGTLYQLECLGIDGNPMNVDYRKKLVEDGTKGLITYLRDHAPPPPPPPERQWIDLETDVDTPTSGKQESFSVLTYNILCASFAPATTYSYTPSWALDWDYRKRLLLEEIVTASADVVCLQEIDCKQYADYFYPMLKKEGYEGQHYPRSRAKTMSADEQKLVDGCATFWKEEKFHLVETQVIEFNQLALQKTDMRTEDMFNRVMSRDNIAVVAALEFRTSGGRLLVANSHIYWDHRYRDVKLVQIGMLMEELEKIVEQFSKYPVKLDTDPEYNNGKPPKYERSEKGRDIPLIMCVDLNSFSGSAVYDYLSSGSIPGDHEDFMSHLYGRYTASGLKHHLGLRSACAGIGEMKMTNFTPTFAAAIDYVFYTPRTMKVTSVLGDVDKAYLDKTVGFPNAHFPSDHIPVFTQFRIKGHPDPLPLNGDSYH